The following proteins are encoded in a genomic region of Balaenoptera ricei isolate mBalRic1 chromosome 14, mBalRic1.hap2, whole genome shotgun sequence:
- the PPP4R1 gene encoding serine/threonine-protein phosphatase 4 regulatory subunit 1 isoform X3, translating to MLTPLGRLDKYAASENVFNRQMVARSLLDTLREVCDDERDCIAVLERISRLADDSEPTVRAELMEQVPHIALFCQENRPAIPYAFSKYLLPIVVRYLADQNNQVRKTSQAALLALLEQELIERFDVETKVCPVLVELTAPDSNDDVKTEAVAIMCKMAPMVGKDITERLILPRFCEMCCDCRMFHVRKVCAANFGDICSVVGQQATEEMLLPRFFQLCSDNVWGVRKACAECFMAVSCATCQEIRRTKLSALFINLISDPSRWVRQAAFQSLGPFISTFANPSSSGQYFKEENKSSEDTSVEDKNRTRDEEVPEDAQIRPEDVPTDPTVSNSSVKLEGAPDPDISAESPRKPPGDGSLPCPLSSEPHQEAASNEDDKKPGTCRSASRLEVGSSAQDSAPLDQELYNSFHFWRTPLPEIDLDVELEQGSGNKLGPEGLEGMPEATSPASANITMATRKELEEMIENLEPHIDDPDVKAQVDVLAAALRASSLDACDEVSEATRRAPQDELPGCRLDHGTSGPLTSEAVENMESALGYIHDDSDSGTSGGFSPDEERRAKVQDVVPQALLDQYLSMTDPSRAQTVDTEIAKHCAYSLPGVALTLGRQNWHCLRETYETLASDMQWKVRRTLAFSIHELAVILGDQLTAADLVPIFNGFLKDLDEVRIGVLKHLHDFLKLLHIDKRREYLYQLQEFLVTDNSRNWRFRAELAEQLILLLELYSPRDIYDYLRPIALNLCADKVSSVRWISYKLVGEMVRKLHRAAPPTFGVDLIRELVESFGRCPRWSGRQAFVFVCQTVIEDECLPMDQFAVHLMPHLLTLANDRVPNVRVLLAKTLRQTLLEKEYFLTSASCHQEAVEQTIMALQMDRDSDVKYFASIHPASTKISEDAMSTASSTY from the exons AACCAACTGTGAGAGCAGAGCTGATGGAGCAGGTGCCTCACATCGCCTTGTTTTGTCAAGAAAACCGGCCTGCGATCCCGTACGCTTTTTCCAAGTACTTGCTACCCATTGTGGTTAGATATCTCGCAGATCAGAATAACCAG GTCAGGAAAACGAGTCAGGCGGCCTTGCTGGCCCTGCTGGAGCAGGAGTTAATTGAGCGGTTTGATGTGGAGACCAAAGTGTGCCCCGTCCTCGTAGAGCTGACCGCCCCCGACAGCAATGACGACGTGAAGACAGAAGCCGTGGCT ataatgTGCAAAATGGCTCCCATGGTTGGGAAGGACATCACAGAGCGTCTTATCCTCCCTAGGTTTTGTGAGATGTGCTGTGATTGCAGAATGTTTCATGTTCGGaag GTCTGTGCTGCCAATTTTGGAGATATTTGCAGCGTAGTTGGCCAGCAAGCTACTGAGGAAATGTTG CTGCCCAGGTTTTTCCAGCTTTGTTCCGATAACGTGTGGGGAGTCCGCAAGGCCTGTGCTGAGTGCTTCATGGCGGTTTCTTGTGCAACATGTCAAGAAATTCGACGGACTAAATTATCAGCACTATTTATTAATTTGATCAGTGATCCTTCACGTTGG GTTCGGCAAGCAGCTTTTCAGTCTCTGGGACCTTTCATATCTACTTTTGCTAATCCATCTAGCTCAGGCcagtattttaaagaagaaaacaaaagttcaGAAGATACATCAGTAGAAGACAAAAAtag gacCAGAGATGAAGAAGTCCCAGAGGATGCACAGATCAGGCCAGAGGATGTTCCTACAGACCCCACTGTTAGTAATTCCAGCGTCAAACTGGAAGGTGCGCCGGACCCGGACATCAGTGCTGAAAGCCCTAGGAAGCCTCCAGGGGATGGCTCGTTACCTTGTCCTTTGTCCTCAGAGCCTCATCAGGAGGCAGCTAGTAATGAGGATGATAAAAAGCCCGGCACCTGCAGGTCTGCCTCTCGGTTGGAGGTGGGCTCCAGTGCGCAGGACTCAGCTCCCCTAGATCAGGAGTTGTACAACTCCTTCCACTTCTGGAGGACTCCTCTTCCCGAAATAGATCTAGATGTGGAGCTGGAGCAGGGCTCTGGGAACAAACTCGGCCCCGAGGGGCTGGAGGGAATGCCTGAAGCCACCTCCCCGGCTTCTGCAAACATCACCATGGCCACCAGAAAGGAACTGGAAGAGATGATAGAAAACCTGGAGCCACACATTGACGATCCCGACGTGAAAG CGCAGGTGGACGTGCTGGCCGCCGCCCTGCGCGCCTCCAGCCTGGACGCCTGCGACGAGGTCAGCGAGGCCACCCGGAGGGCCCCGCAGGATGAGCTCCCTGGCTGCAGACTTGACCACGGCACCTCCGGGCCTTTGACGAGCGAGGCCGTCGAG AATATGGAGTCCGCCCTTGGCTATATTCATGATGATTCAGACTCGGGCACCAGTGGTGGTTTTAGCCCCGATGAGGAAAGGAGAGCTAAAGTGCAG GACGTTGTGCCCCAGGCCCTGCTGGATCAGTATCTCTCCATGACCGACCCCTCCCGGGCGCAGACAGTGGACACCGAGATCGCCAAGCACTGCGCCTACAGCCTGCCGGGCGTGGCACTGACCCTGGGCCGGCAGAACTGGCACTGCCTGCGCGAGACCTACGAGACGCTGGCCTCCGACATGCAG tgGAAAGTTCGAAGGACCTTAGCCTTCTCCATCCACGAACTTGCAGTCATCCTTGGAGATCAGTTGACAGCTGCAGATCTGGTTCcaatttttaatggatttttaaaagacctCGATGAAGTCAGGATAGGTGTCCTTAAACACTTGCATGATTTTCTGAAG cTTCTTCATATTGACAAAAGAAGAGAATATCTTTATCAACTTCAGGAGTTTTTGGTGACAGACAATAGTAGAAATTGGCGCTTTCGAGCTGAACTGGCTGA ACAGCTGATCTTACTTCTAGAGTTATACAGCCCCAGAGACATTTATGACTATTTACGCCCCATTGCCCTGAATCTGTGTGCAGATAAAGTTTCTTCTGTGCGTTGGATTTCCTACAAGTTG GTCGGCGAGATGGTGCGGAAGCTGCACCGGGCTGCGCCGCCCACCTTCGGGGTGGACCTCATCCGCGAACTGGTGGAGAGCTTCGGCCGCTGTCCCCGGTGGTCCGGGCGGCAGGCCTTCGTCTTTGTCTGCCAG ACCGTCATTGAAGATGAATGCCTGCCCATGGACCAGTTCGCTGTGCATCTGATGCCACACCTGCTCACCTTGGCAAACGATAGGGTTCCGAATGTCCGCGTGCTCCTCGCGAAGACACTGCGACAAACTCTGCTAGAAAAAG AGTATTTCCTAACCTCTGCCAGCTGTCACCAGGAGGCCGTGGAGCAGACCATCATGGCTCTTCAGATGGACCGTGACAGTGACGTCAAGTACTTCGCAAGCATCCACCCGGCCAGCACCAAGATCTCCGAAGATGCCATGAGCACGGCCTCCTCCACCTACTAG
- the PPP4R1 gene encoding serine/threonine-protein phosphatase 4 regulatory subunit 1 isoform X2, which yields MADLSLLQEDLPEDADGSLDFVSQDDMLTPLGRLDKYAASENVFNRQMVARSLLDTLREVCDDERDCIAVLERISRLADDSEPTVRAELMEQVPHIALFCQENRPAIPYAFSKYLLPIVVRYLADQNNQVRKTSQAALLALLEQELIERFDVETKVCPVLVELTAPDSNDDVKTEAVAIMCKMAPMVGKDITERLILPRFCEMCCDCRMFHVRKVCAANFGDICSVVGQQATEEMLLPRFFQLCSDNVWGVRKACAECFMAVSCATCQEIRRTKLSALFINLISDPSRWVRQAAFQSLGPFISTFANPSSSGQYFKEENKSSEDTSVEDKNRTRDEEVPEDAQIRPEDVPTDPTVSNSSVKLEGAPDPDISAESPRKPPGDGSLPCPLSSEPHQEAASNEDDKKPGTCRSASRLEVGSSAQDSAPLDQELYNSFHFWRTPLPEIDLDVELEQGSGNKLGPEGLEGMPEATSPASANITMATRKELEEMIENLEPHIDDPDVKAQVDVLAAALRASSLDACDEVSEATRRAPQDELPGCRLDHGTSGPLTSEAVENMESALGYIHDDSDSGTSGGFSPDEERRAKVQDVVPQALLDQYLSMTDPSRAQTVDTEIAKHCAYSLPGVALTLGRQNWHCLRETYETLASDMQWKVRRTLAFSIHELAVILGDQLTAADLVPIFNGFLKDLDEVRIGVLKHLHDFLKLLHIDKRREYLYQLQEFLVTDNSRNWRFRAELAEQLILLLELYSPRDIYDYLRPIALNLCADKVSSVRWISYKLVGEMVRKLHRAAPPTFGVDLIRELVESFGRCPRWSGRQAFVFVCQTVIEDECLPMDQFAVHLMPHLLTLANDRVPNVRVLLAKTLRQTLLEKEYFLTSASCHQEAVEQTIMALQMDRDSDVKYFASIHPASTKISEDAMSTASSTY from the exons AACCAACTGTGAGAGCAGAGCTGATGGAGCAGGTGCCTCACATCGCCTTGTTTTGTCAAGAAAACCGGCCTGCGATCCCGTACGCTTTTTCCAAGTACTTGCTACCCATTGTGGTTAGATATCTCGCAGATCAGAATAACCAG GTCAGGAAAACGAGTCAGGCGGCCTTGCTGGCCCTGCTGGAGCAGGAGTTAATTGAGCGGTTTGATGTGGAGACCAAAGTGTGCCCCGTCCTCGTAGAGCTGACCGCCCCCGACAGCAATGACGACGTGAAGACAGAAGCCGTGGCT ataatgTGCAAAATGGCTCCCATGGTTGGGAAGGACATCACAGAGCGTCTTATCCTCCCTAGGTTTTGTGAGATGTGCTGTGATTGCAGAATGTTTCATGTTCGGaag GTCTGTGCTGCCAATTTTGGAGATATTTGCAGCGTAGTTGGCCAGCAAGCTACTGAGGAAATGTTG CTGCCCAGGTTTTTCCAGCTTTGTTCCGATAACGTGTGGGGAGTCCGCAAGGCCTGTGCTGAGTGCTTCATGGCGGTTTCTTGTGCAACATGTCAAGAAATTCGACGGACTAAATTATCAGCACTATTTATTAATTTGATCAGTGATCCTTCACGTTGG GTTCGGCAAGCAGCTTTTCAGTCTCTGGGACCTTTCATATCTACTTTTGCTAATCCATCTAGCTCAGGCcagtattttaaagaagaaaacaaaagttcaGAAGATACATCAGTAGAAGACAAAAAtag gacCAGAGATGAAGAAGTCCCAGAGGATGCACAGATCAGGCCAGAGGATGTTCCTACAGACCCCACTGTTAGTAATTCCAGCGTCAAACTGGAAGGTGCGCCGGACCCGGACATCAGTGCTGAAAGCCCTAGGAAGCCTCCAGGGGATGGCTCGTTACCTTGTCCTTTGTCCTCAGAGCCTCATCAGGAGGCAGCTAGTAATGAGGATGATAAAAAGCCCGGCACCTGCAGGTCTGCCTCTCGGTTGGAGGTGGGCTCCAGTGCGCAGGACTCAGCTCCCCTAGATCAGGAGTTGTACAACTCCTTCCACTTCTGGAGGACTCCTCTTCCCGAAATAGATCTAGATGTGGAGCTGGAGCAGGGCTCTGGGAACAAACTCGGCCCCGAGGGGCTGGAGGGAATGCCTGAAGCCACCTCCCCGGCTTCTGCAAACATCACCATGGCCACCAGAAAGGAACTGGAAGAGATGATAGAAAACCTGGAGCCACACATTGACGATCCCGACGTGAAAG CGCAGGTGGACGTGCTGGCCGCCGCCCTGCGCGCCTCCAGCCTGGACGCCTGCGACGAGGTCAGCGAGGCCACCCGGAGGGCCCCGCAGGATGAGCTCCCTGGCTGCAGACTTGACCACGGCACCTCCGGGCCTTTGACGAGCGAGGCCGTCGAG AATATGGAGTCCGCCCTTGGCTATATTCATGATGATTCAGACTCGGGCACCAGTGGTGGTTTTAGCCCCGATGAGGAAAGGAGAGCTAAAGTGCAG GACGTTGTGCCCCAGGCCCTGCTGGATCAGTATCTCTCCATGACCGACCCCTCCCGGGCGCAGACAGTGGACACCGAGATCGCCAAGCACTGCGCCTACAGCCTGCCGGGCGTGGCACTGACCCTGGGCCGGCAGAACTGGCACTGCCTGCGCGAGACCTACGAGACGCTGGCCTCCGACATGCAG tgGAAAGTTCGAAGGACCTTAGCCTTCTCCATCCACGAACTTGCAGTCATCCTTGGAGATCAGTTGACAGCTGCAGATCTGGTTCcaatttttaatggatttttaaaagacctCGATGAAGTCAGGATAGGTGTCCTTAAACACTTGCATGATTTTCTGAAG cTTCTTCATATTGACAAAAGAAGAGAATATCTTTATCAACTTCAGGAGTTTTTGGTGACAGACAATAGTAGAAATTGGCGCTTTCGAGCTGAACTGGCTGA ACAGCTGATCTTACTTCTAGAGTTATACAGCCCCAGAGACATTTATGACTATTTACGCCCCATTGCCCTGAATCTGTGTGCAGATAAAGTTTCTTCTGTGCGTTGGATTTCCTACAAGTTG GTCGGCGAGATGGTGCGGAAGCTGCACCGGGCTGCGCCGCCCACCTTCGGGGTGGACCTCATCCGCGAACTGGTGGAGAGCTTCGGCCGCTGTCCCCGGTGGTCCGGGCGGCAGGCCTTCGTCTTTGTCTGCCAG ACCGTCATTGAAGATGAATGCCTGCCCATGGACCAGTTCGCTGTGCATCTGATGCCACACCTGCTCACCTTGGCAAACGATAGGGTTCCGAATGTCCGCGTGCTCCTCGCGAAGACACTGCGACAAACTCTGCTAGAAAAAG AGTATTTCCTAACCTCTGCCAGCTGTCACCAGGAGGCCGTGGAGCAGACCATCATGGCTCTTCAGATGGACCGTGACAGTGACGTCAAGTACTTCGCAAGCATCCACCCGGCCAGCACCAAGATCTCCGAAGATGCCATGAGCACGGCCTCCTCCACCTACTAG